In a single window of the Aminomonas paucivorans DSM 12260 genome:
- a CDS encoding ABC transporter ATP-binding protein, translating into MNDPLLRVEQLHVSREGVPILQGVNLQAQAGEITGVLGRNGAGKSTLAYALMGLPAYAPSKGCIRFAGEDITDWSITERAQGGLTLAWQHPARYEGITVRDYLKLSASGAGEAELTESLELVQLAPSYLDRLVDKALSGGERKRIELASVYLMHPKLAILDEPDSGVDLLALGDILSLFRRLAQEGSGVLIITHREDVASQCHRSYLMCRGHIILEGSAEAVKRYFLSQCEPCGDNAPEMSGEVAKRV; encoded by the coding sequence TTGAACGATCCGCTGCTTCGCGTGGAACAGCTCCACGTCTCCCGGGAGGGGGTGCCCATCCTCCAGGGGGTGAACCTCCAGGCCCAGGCCGGGGAGATCACCGGGGTCCTGGGGCGGAATGGGGCAGGAAAGTCCACCTTGGCTTATGCGCTGATGGGCCTTCCCGCCTACGCTCCTTCCAAAGGGTGCATCCGTTTCGCCGGGGAGGACATCACCGATTGGTCCATCACCGAACGGGCTCAGGGAGGATTGACCCTTGCGTGGCAGCATCCGGCCCGCTACGAAGGGATCACCGTTCGGGACTACCTGAAGCTCTCCGCCTCCGGGGCCGGGGAAGCGGAATTGACCGAATCCCTGGAACTGGTCCAGCTGGCGCCATCCTATCTGGATCGTCTGGTGGACAAGGCCCTTTCCGGGGGGGAACGCAAGCGCATCGAGCTGGCCTCGGTGTACCTGATGCACCCCAAACTGGCCATCCTGGACGAACCGGATTCGGGAGTGGACCTCCTGGCTCTGGGGGATATCCTGAGTCTCTTCCGTCGCCTGGCCCAGGAGGGCAGCGGCGTGCTCATCATCACCCACAGAGAGGACGTGGCATCCCAGTGCCATCGCTCCTACCTCATGTGCCGGGGGCACATCATCCTGGAGGGCAGCGCCGAGGCGGTGAAGCGGTACTTCCTCTCCCAATGCGAACCCTGCGGGGACAATGCCCCCGAGATGTCCGGGGAGGTGGCCAAGCGTGTTTGA
- a CDS encoding SufB/SufD family protein, giving the protein MFDVAAEYRTLVEIAERSAGGSHPFGAQDVVSVVVHGNRILSSHALPGVRIEATETEDGIRAVITLDEGVVVEKPVHLCFGHLGTEGRQTIETHIRLGARARAVFQAHCVFPNAVEFLHAMEGDIELGEGACFTYNEVHVHGPEGKITVRPSTRVRLDHGASYLGDFTLVEGRVGDLSIDIDVEAAGSKSRVEITSKVYGKYDDQCRVQDVVRLTGAESTALIKARVVLKDQARGVFLGTIDGAAPGARGHVDCTEIVQGEAVAEASPVVRASHSEAEITHEAAIGRIADDKIAGLMAKGLSEDQAVDAIVAGLLR; this is encoded by the coding sequence GTGTTTGACGTGGCGGCGGAATACCGAACCCTGGTGGAGATTGCGGAACGCAGCGCCGGAGGCTCCCACCCCTTCGGAGCCCAGGACGTGGTGTCCGTGGTGGTGCATGGCAACCGCATCCTGAGTTCCCACGCCCTGCCTGGCGTGCGCATCGAGGCGACGGAGACGGAGGACGGCATCCGGGCCGTCATCACCCTGGACGAAGGGGTGGTGGTGGAGAAGCCCGTGCACCTGTGCTTCGGCCACCTGGGGACGGAAGGTCGTCAGACCATCGAAACCCACATCCGCCTGGGGGCTCGGGCGAGAGCGGTCTTCCAGGCCCACTGTGTCTTTCCCAATGCCGTGGAGTTTCTCCACGCCATGGAAGGGGACATCGAGCTGGGGGAAGGAGCCTGCTTCACCTATAACGAGGTCCACGTCCACGGCCCGGAGGGGAAAATCACCGTTCGCCCTTCCACGCGGGTGCGCCTGGACCACGGCGCCAGCTATCTGGGAGATTTCACCCTGGTGGAGGGGCGGGTGGGGGACCTCTCCATCGACATCGACGTGGAGGCTGCCGGTTCCAAGAGCCGCGTGGAGATCACCTCCAAGGTCTACGGGAAGTACGACGATCAGTGTCGGGTCCAGGACGTGGTGCGCCTCACCGGGGCGGAGAGCACTGCCCTCATCAAGGCTCGGGTGGTGCTGAAGGACCAGGCTCGAGGGGTCTTTCTGGGAACCATCGACGGCGCCGCTCCTGGAGCTCGGGGGCATGTGGACTGCACGGAGATCGTGCAGGGGGAGGCGGTGGCGGAGGCCTCTCCGGTGGTGCGGGCGTCTCACTCCGAGGCGGAGATCACCCACGAGGCCGCCATCGGCCGCATCGCCGACGATAAGATCGCCGGGCTCATGGCCAAGGGGCTTTCGGAGGACCAGGCGGTAGACGCCATCGTGGCGGGGCTGCTGCGGTAG
- a CDS encoding sensor histidine kinase, whose translation MPQDVWNSELQDVLDKASVSLNYSIDHVVEIRAEVRRGVEDLEKELETLKLEVVEVIEANDSVGIAYRKARVNLAQAAERQDNAAQAKAYEEAEHYMKLKGSFEERERNLRRRRDEVERERVRLERILTRSEETMSKLRLAMEILKNRLEDMNQLGTERDYKMVALALRFAEQENLRLARDIHDGPAQQCSGAILLLDHMQKNLQLGRGEQAFQEADRLREQLKDALGEFRTFLLRLKPVGLDLSLEKGLSRLAETLKERYGVEIAVTLQGRPDSLPSMLRVNLYRIVQEATMNAIRHGRARKVQILGSFGAETVSLKVVDDGIGFDVHAEHVKAQERGSYGLTNMEERARFAGGSFRIESAPGRGTIVSLSVPVGEV comes from the coding sequence ATGCCACAGGACGTATGGAACTCGGAGTTGCAGGATGTTCTCGATAAAGCGAGCGTATCGCTGAACTATAGCATAGACCATGTGGTGGAGATTCGTGCGGAGGTTCGCCGTGGGGTGGAGGATCTGGAAAAGGAGCTTGAGACCCTGAAGCTGGAGGTCGTCGAGGTCATCGAAGCCAACGACTCCGTGGGGATCGCCTACCGCAAGGCTCGGGTGAACCTGGCCCAGGCTGCGGAACGCCAGGACAACGCCGCCCAAGCCAAGGCCTACGAAGAAGCGGAACACTACATGAAGCTCAAAGGGAGCTTTGAGGAGCGGGAGCGGAACCTGCGCCGACGAAGGGACGAAGTGGAGCGGGAGAGGGTCCGTCTGGAGCGGATCCTCACCCGCAGCGAGGAGACCATGAGCAAGCTCCGGTTGGCCATGGAGATCCTGAAGAACCGTCTGGAGGATATGAACCAGCTGGGGACGGAAAGGGACTACAAGATGGTGGCCCTGGCGCTTCGATTCGCGGAACAGGAGAACCTTCGCCTGGCTCGGGACATCCATGACGGGCCAGCTCAGCAGTGTTCCGGGGCAATCCTCCTGCTGGATCACATGCAGAAAAACCTCCAGCTTGGCCGTGGGGAACAGGCCTTTCAGGAGGCAGATCGGCTTCGCGAACAGCTGAAGGACGCCCTGGGGGAGTTCCGGACCTTCCTGCTGCGGCTGAAGCCTGTGGGGTTGGATCTGAGTTTGGAGAAGGGCCTTTCCCGTCTTGCAGAAACGCTCAAGGAACGGTACGGGGTGGAGATCGCCGTCACCTTGCAGGGGCGACCGGATTCGCTTCCCTCCATGCTTCGGGTGAATCTCTATCGGATCGTTCAGGAGGCCACCATGAACGCCATCCGCCATGGCCGAGCGCGGAAGGTACAGATCCTGGGCAGCTTCGGAGCGGAGACCGTTTCCCTCAAGGTCGTGGATGACGGCATCGGGTTCGACGTCCACGCGGAACACGTCAAGGCGCAGGAGCGGGGATCCTACGGGCTGACAAACATGGAAGAGAGGGCCCGATTTGCGGGAGGATCCTTTAGAATTGAGAGTGCTCCAGGAAGGGGTACCATCGTTTCACTCTCGGTTCCCGTCGGGGAGGTCTAA
- the gltA gene encoding NADPH-dependent glutamate synthase: MAPKQKTPIAEQDPKERCHNFKEVCLGYTLEEGIAEAKRCLQCKTAPCVKGCPVSIDIPGFIKAVAEGDMPKAAEIMGQYTNLPAVCGRVCPQESQCEGVCTLGKVPGFEPVAIGKLERLVADWKYEHTSDAKPQLPGEKKGRVAVIGSGPAGLTVAGDLAKKGYEVVIYEALHAAGGVLMYGIPEFRLPKSIVQKEIQAMKDLGVQVETNVVVGKTLTMQEILAQFDAAYIAVGAGTPHFQGVPGTTLNGVYSASEYLTRINLMHAYEFPGYDTPTKRSKRVVVVGGGNVAMDAARSAKRLGAEEVQVVYRRSLKELPARIEEYHHAVEEGIVFNWLTNPVEYMNDGNGQLCGVKCIRMELGEPDASGRRRPVAVEGSEFVIEADTAIEAIGQGSNKVLLSTFPELNLNKWGYIVADEKTGATSVPGVYAGGDIVTGAATVILAMGAGKDAAVAMDEYITKKRASA, encoded by the coding sequence ATGGCGCCGAAGCAGAAGACTCCCATCGCGGAGCAGGACCCGAAGGAACGCTGCCACAACTTCAAGGAGGTCTGCCTGGGGTACACCCTGGAAGAGGGAATCGCCGAGGCCAAGCGCTGTCTCCAGTGCAAGACCGCCCCCTGTGTGAAGGGCTGCCCCGTGTCCATCGACATCCCCGGTTTCATCAAGGCAGTGGCGGAAGGAGACATGCCCAAGGCCGCGGAGATCATGGGCCAGTACACCAACCTCCCGGCGGTGTGCGGGCGGGTCTGTCCGCAGGAATCCCAGTGCGAGGGGGTCTGCACCCTCGGCAAGGTGCCGGGATTCGAGCCTGTGGCCATCGGGAAGCTGGAACGGCTGGTGGCGGACTGGAAGTACGAGCACACCTCCGACGCCAAGCCCCAGCTTCCTGGGGAGAAGAAGGGCCGCGTTGCGGTGATCGGCTCGGGACCTGCGGGCCTCACCGTAGCGGGGGACCTGGCGAAGAAGGGCTACGAGGTGGTGATCTACGAAGCCCTCCACGCCGCCGGAGGGGTGCTCATGTACGGCATCCCCGAGTTCCGTCTCCCCAAGAGCATCGTGCAGAAGGAGATCCAGGCGATGAAGGACCTGGGGGTGCAGGTGGAGACCAACGTGGTGGTGGGCAAGACCCTCACCATGCAGGAGATCCTGGCCCAGTTCGATGCGGCCTACATCGCCGTGGGGGCGGGGACTCCCCACTTCCAGGGCGTCCCCGGAACCACCCTCAACGGGGTCTACTCCGCCAGCGAATACCTCACCCGGATCAACCTGATGCACGCCTACGAGTTCCCCGGGTACGACACCCCCACGAAGCGCTCCAAGCGGGTGGTGGTGGTGGGAGGGGGCAACGTGGCCATGGATGCCGCCCGGTCCGCCAAGCGACTGGGGGCCGAGGAGGTCCAGGTGGTTTATCGGCGCTCCCTGAAGGAACTCCCCGCCCGGATCGAAGAGTACCACCACGCGGTGGAGGAGGGCATCGTCTTCAACTGGCTCACCAACCCGGTGGAGTACATGAACGACGGCAACGGGCAACTCTGCGGCGTGAAGTGCATCCGCATGGAGCTGGGCGAGCCCGACGCCTCGGGCCGCCGCCGTCCCGTGGCAGTAGAGGGCAGCGAGTTCGTCATCGAGGCGGACACGGCCATCGAGGCCATCGGCCAGGGGTCCAACAAGGTGCTCCTCTCCACCTTCCCGGAGCTGAACCTGAACAAGTGGGGCTACATCGTGGCGGACGAGAAGACCGGCGCCACTTCCGTCCCGGGAGTCTATGCGGGAGGGGACATCGTCACCGGGGCCGCCACGGTGATCCTGGCCATGGGGGCGGGCAAGGACGCCGCCGTGGCCATGGACGAATACATCACCAAGAAGCGGGCCTCCGCCTAG
- a CDS encoding dihydroneopterin aldolase — translation MLATMTLKGMHFHAFHGALEVERELGQVLEIDLSLAYDVQVSRMTSETQPQVLDATVFEQVQKVVMSTKYKALEGLALEIARRVLQVFEPVQLATVVIRRKQLFIPGDIRSADVELTVDREDLSDF, via the coding sequence ATGTTGGCAACGATGACGCTCAAGGGGATGCACTTCCATGCCTTCCACGGAGCTTTGGAGGTGGAGCGCGAACTCGGACAGGTCCTGGAAATCGACTTGAGCCTCGCTTACGATGTGCAGGTTTCCCGCATGACCTCCGAGACCCAGCCCCAGGTGCTGGACGCCACGGTGTTCGAACAGGTCCAGAAGGTCGTCATGAGCACGAAGTACAAGGCCCTGGAAGGGTTGGCCCTGGAAATCGCCCGACGGGTGCTTCAGGTCTTCGAACCGGTCCAGCTTGCCACGGTGGTGATCCGTCGCAAGCAGCTCTTCATTCCCGGTGACATCCGATCTGCCGATGTGGAGCTGACGGTGGACCGGGAGGACCTTTCGGACTTCTGA
- a CDS encoding sulfide/dihydroorotate dehydrogenase-like FAD/NAD-binding protein, with protein MFAIVSKRRIAPKEYDIWVEAPRIASHAAPGQFVVVKPDEHGERIPLTIADFDREKGQIRLIFQVVGKTTATMAALKEGQALQDISGPLGTPSEVENFGTVLMVGGGVGIAALFPILKDLKKKGNRVITILGGRTADLVIMKDECAQWSDELIITTDDGSEGMKGVVTDAMRAVVQRGEKVDRCWAIGPSIMMKFASQAAVELGIPVWVSLNPIMIDGTGMCGCCRVTVDNQIRFACVDGPEFDGAKVNWGEFMNRLRQYRDEEKISYDKYAEEVGDLSWL; from the coding sequence ATGTTCGCCATCGTTTCCAAACGACGCATCGCACCCAAGGAATATGACATCTGGGTCGAAGCGCCCCGCATCGCGTCCCACGCCGCACCGGGACAATTCGTGGTGGTCAAGCCGGACGAGCACGGGGAGAGAATCCCCCTCACCATCGCCGACTTCGACCGTGAGAAGGGCCAGATTCGCCTGATCTTCCAGGTGGTGGGCAAGACCACTGCCACCATGGCTGCGCTGAAGGAAGGACAGGCGCTGCAGGACATCTCCGGCCCCTTGGGGACCCCCAGCGAAGTGGAGAACTTCGGCACCGTCCTGATGGTAGGCGGCGGGGTGGGCATCGCCGCCCTCTTCCCCATCCTCAAGGACCTGAAAAAGAAGGGGAACCGGGTCATCACGATCCTGGGAGGCCGCACCGCCGACCTGGTGATCATGAAGGACGAGTGCGCCCAGTGGTCCGATGAACTCATCATCACCACCGACGACGGCTCCGAGGGCATGAAGGGCGTGGTCACCGACGCCATGCGTGCCGTGGTGCAGCGGGGGGAGAAGGTGGACCGTTGCTGGGCCATCGGCCCCTCCATCATGATGAAGTTCGCTTCCCAAGCTGCCGTGGAACTGGGGATCCCCGTCTGGGTCTCCCTCAACCCCATCATGATCGACGGCACGGGGATGTGCGGATGCTGCCGGGTGACCGTGGACAACCAGATCCGGTTCGCCTGCGTGGACGGTCCGGAGTTCGACGGGGCCAAGGTGAACTGGGGCGAGTTTATGAACCGCCTCCGCCAGTACCGGGACGAGGAGAAAATTTCCTACGATAAGTACGCAGAGGAAGTGGGTGACCTGTCGTGGCTTTGA
- a CDS encoding PEP/pyruvate-binding domain-containing protein, producing the protein MQDQETLNRYFAWDPREDPEFSPWLVGEGPIGGKGRSLLFAIRKLRASGDENLASVRIAPSRFLGVGVFREVAAQIPNLAELRRKEDPEALESAFLQTVLPGYVREALREYLEGMTDPVVVRSSSILEDSIKHSFAGKYLSTFLLNQGTLEERLQAVCEQIQRIYSRIYFPTALSYRAKHGLGEDEMGIIVMRMAGRWRGRTYYPTTGGVGYSRNMRRWTTRVRMEDGILRFVFGLGTMSTKRGYARNFSLTNPMLRPEGPNPYKVMKHAQERYQVIDGQRGELVTLDVKQTWRDLLTQHPDLGIYAQLYQTDGDEGYFSSVDYSTVLPERFAKICFTFEDFPRRCKPFFTRMKALLPLLEQSMGVPADIEYAYEPREDELELLQCRPLWIGGSAAGGARIPDLSGRRTILRADRMVTDGVLENVPVLVYVDHRIYSVEPDFHAVARAIGLVNQTLGDQRYVLVAPGRVGSSNPELGVPVQYNELTQCACIVELGIPRSGHMPELSYGTHFFADLETDNVLYMPVYEGERHNLYDETWFDEAPYAEGPHPAVRIYRGSFSAYMDGGENTGVLVADRVETGC; encoded by the coding sequence ATGCAGGACCAGGAAACGCTGAACCGCTACTTTGCGTGGGACCCCCGGGAGGATCCGGAATTTTCCCCTTGGCTGGTGGGAGAAGGCCCCATCGGGGGCAAGGGACGCTCCCTCCTGTTCGCCATCCGCAAACTCCGGGCCAGCGGAGACGAGAACCTGGCCTCCGTGCGCATCGCCCCTTCCCGCTTTCTGGGGGTGGGGGTTTTTCGGGAGGTGGCAGCCCAGATCCCGAACCTCGCGGAGCTTCGCCGAAAGGAAGACCCGGAGGCACTGGAATCCGCCTTCCTCCAGACGGTCCTACCGGGGTACGTCCGGGAAGCTCTTCGGGAATACCTGGAAGGGATGACCGACCCCGTGGTGGTCCGCAGCAGCAGCATCCTGGAGGACTCCATCAAGCACTCCTTCGCGGGAAAGTACCTCTCCACCTTCCTGCTCAACCAGGGCACGCTGGAGGAGCGGCTCCAGGCGGTATGCGAACAGATCCAGCGCATCTACTCCCGGATCTACTTTCCCACGGCCCTGAGCTACCGGGCCAAGCACGGACTCGGGGAAGACGAAATGGGGATCATCGTGATGCGCATGGCGGGGCGGTGGCGGGGACGCACCTACTACCCCACCACGGGAGGGGTGGGATACTCCCGCAACATGCGCCGATGGACCACCCGGGTGCGCATGGAGGACGGCATCCTGCGCTTCGTCTTCGGTCTGGGGACCATGAGCACCAAGCGGGGCTACGCCCGGAATTTCTCCCTCACCAACCCCATGCTGCGCCCCGAGGGGCCCAACCCCTACAAGGTGATGAAGCATGCCCAGGAACGCTACCAGGTCATCGACGGGCAGCGGGGGGAACTGGTCACCCTGGACGTGAAGCAGACGTGGCGGGATCTTCTGACCCAGCACCCCGATCTGGGAATCTACGCCCAGCTGTACCAAACCGACGGAGACGAGGGGTATTTCTCTTCCGTGGACTACTCCACGGTGCTTCCCGAACGATTCGCCAAGATCTGCTTCACCTTCGAGGATTTCCCCCGACGATGCAAGCCCTTCTTCACCCGCATGAAGGCTCTGCTCCCTCTCCTGGAACAGAGCATGGGGGTCCCTGCGGACATCGAGTACGCCTACGAACCTCGAGAGGACGAACTGGAGCTGCTTCAGTGCCGCCCCCTCTGGATCGGGGGTTCCGCCGCCGGGGGAGCCCGCATCCCGGACCTGTCCGGGCGAAGGACCATCCTTCGGGCGGATCGGATGGTCACCGACGGGGTCCTGGAGAACGTCCCGGTTCTGGTCTACGTAGACCACCGGATCTACTCCGTGGAGCCGGATTTCCACGCCGTGGCCCGCGCCATCGGGCTGGTGAACCAGACCCTGGGGGATCAGCGCTACGTCCTCGTGGCCCCGGGGCGAGTGGGCTCCAGCAACCCGGAACTGGGAGTGCCGGTGCAGTACAACGAGCTGACCCAGTGCGCCTGCATCGTGGAACTGGGAATCCCCCGCTCCGGGCACATGCCCGAACTCTCTTACGGTACCCACTTCTTTGCGGACCTGGAGACGGACAACGTGCTCTACATGCCCGTCTACGAAGGGGAAAGGCACAATCTGTACGACGAGACCTGGTTCGACGAGGCCCCCTACGCCGAGGGTCCCCACCCGGCGGTGCGAATCTACAGGGGATCCTTCTCCGCCTACATGGACGGGGGGGAAAACACGGGGGTACTGGTGGCAGACCGGGTGGAAACGGGGTGCTAG
- a CDS encoding tRNA 2-thiocytidine(32) synthetase TtcA yields the protein MSKPGQERPPLARSIRRAIGQAVESFSLILPHDRILLGLSGGKDSILLALGLRELQRRSPVPFHLQACFVDSHGEDSVPPSLQDFAASLGIPLVTRSYPIFPILKEREEAHPCSLCAHLRRGILASCAQETGNNVLALGHHLDDALETTLLNLCHAGRFRCFSPHMTMSRSGIRVIRPLVFLEESAVAAEVARLGYIPSAPPCPFGMEGRRGAMKHLLKELETSIPEIKGNLLHALQTHPLPDGWGTPSGASRRRSAP from the coding sequence TTGTCCAAACCCGGCCAGGAAAGACCGCCTCTGGCTCGAAGCATTCGACGAGCCATCGGGCAAGCGGTGGAGTCCTTTTCCCTGATCCTCCCCCATGACCGCATCCTCCTGGGCCTCTCCGGGGGCAAGGACAGCATTCTCCTGGCTTTGGGGCTTCGGGAGCTTCAACGCAGGAGCCCCGTCCCCTTCCACCTTCAGGCCTGTTTCGTCGATTCCCATGGAGAGGACTCCGTCCCCCCCTCCCTGCAGGATTTCGCCGCATCCCTAGGCATCCCCTTGGTCACCCGATCCTACCCCATCTTCCCCATCTTGAAGGAGCGGGAGGAAGCCCATCCGTGCAGCCTTTGCGCCCACCTGCGCCGCGGCATTCTGGCCTCCTGCGCCCAGGAAACGGGCAACAACGTCCTGGCTTTGGGGCACCATCTGGACGACGCCCTGGAGACGACGTTACTGAACCTGTGCCATGCGGGAAGGTTCCGGTGTTTTTCGCCCCACATGACCATGAGCCGATCGGGCATTCGGGTCATCCGTCCCCTCGTCTTTCTGGAGGAGTCGGCAGTGGCCGCAGAAGTCGCGCGACTGGGATACATCCCCTCTGCCCCTCCCTGCCCCTTTGGCATGGAAGGACGGCGAGGGGCAATGAAACACCTCCTGAAAGAGCTGGAGACTTCCATCCCCGAAATCAAGGGAAACCTGCTGCACGCTCTCCAAACCCACCCCCTGCCCGACGGCTGGGGAACTCCTTCCGGCGCTTCGCGCCGACGAAGCGCCCCCTGA
- a CDS encoding glutaredoxin family protein, which yields MTVKVYSTKTCPWCVKVKEYLDSLHVAFDEVDVSADREAAMELVKKTKQMGVPVTQIEDRFIVGYDPGSLETCLREAGLL from the coding sequence TTGACGGTGAAGGTCTATTCCACGAAGACGTGCCCGTGGTGCGTGAAGGTCAAGGAGTACCTGGATTCGCTGCACGTGGCCTTCGACGAGGTGGACGTGAGCGCGGATCGCGAAGCGGCCATGGAACTGGTGAAGAAAACCAAGCAGATGGGGGTCCCGGTGACACAGATCGAAGACCGCTTCATCGTGGGGTATGATCCCGGGTCTTTGGAAACCTGCCTTCGCGAAGCGGGGCTTCTCTAG
- the glsA gene encoding glutaminase A produces the protein MRSIVEEVRPEALKGQVATYIPELGKQSPELLGVAQVSMQGDLWAAGDAETPFTMQSISKVVSLGLALTELGEERVFSRVGVDPTADPFNSIMRLEMVAPHRPQNPLINAGAIVTLSLLPYGDGVERFLAVRALARRLLGNPDLDADEAVYLSEKQTSDRNRALAYFLRSVGALEGDIEDLLDSYFRQCSLRVTAKDLAVLGVTLASGGVNPFTGERVLAPRVCRILRALMATCGLYDGSGEFAVRVGFPAKSGVGGGIVAAVPMRYGIGVFGPALDPKGNSLGGVRILERLSQELSLRVL, from the coding sequence TTGAGGAGCATCGTCGAGGAGGTCCGACCTGAGGCCCTCAAGGGGCAGGTGGCGACCTACATCCCCGAATTGGGCAAACAGAGTCCGGAGCTGTTGGGGGTGGCACAGGTTTCCATGCAGGGGGATCTCTGGGCTGCGGGGGATGCGGAGACTCCCTTCACCATGCAGTCCATTTCCAAGGTGGTCTCCTTGGGGCTGGCTTTGACGGAGTTGGGGGAGGAGAGGGTCTTCTCCCGAGTGGGGGTGGACCCCACGGCGGACCCCTTCAATTCCATCATGCGTCTGGAAATGGTGGCTCCCCACCGTCCCCAGAATCCGCTGATCAACGCGGGGGCCATCGTGACCCTGTCCTTGCTCCCCTACGGGGACGGGGTGGAGAGGTTTCTGGCGGTGCGAGCCTTGGCGCGGCGGCTGCTGGGAAACCCGGACCTGGACGCGGACGAGGCGGTGTACCTTTCGGAAAAGCAGACCAGCGACCGGAATCGAGCGTTGGCCTACTTTCTCCGGAGCGTGGGGGCCCTGGAGGGGGACATCGAGGACCTGCTGGACAGCTATTTCCGGCAGTGCAGCCTCCGGGTCACCGCCAAGGACCTGGCCGTTCTGGGGGTCACCCTCGCTTCCGGGGGCGTGAACCCCTTCACGGGAGAGCGGGTGTTGGCTCCCCGGGTCTGTCGGATCCTTCGGGCCCTCATGGCTACCTGTGGTCTGTACGACGGATCGGGAGAGTTCGCGGTGCGTGTGGGGTTCCCCGCCAAGAGCGGGGTAGGGGGGGGCATCGTGGCCGCCGTTCCCATGAGGTATGGCATCGGGGTCTTCGGCCCCGCGCTGGACCCGAAAGGCAACTCCCTCGGGGGAGTCCGAATCCTGGAACGCCTATCCCAGGAACTCTCCCTCCGGGTGCTGTGA